From the genome of Bactrocera oleae isolate idBacOlea1 chromosome 2, idBacOlea1, whole genome shotgun sequence, one region includes:
- the Rga gene encoding regulator of gene activity isoform X2 — MANLNFQQPPRSLANTSMTGRTTGGFGGSSLSGHVTPTSGMFPTGGANYGQTQQPQLSPNRNAQLSVGGPALSRGGRANIFGQQTFERRAMQALGGGPMSNMGSFMQSGRGGYGTGGGASGFPTVFGGSGDTATPALLDPTEFPSLTNVRGQNDQSLPQTNPLQPPGSKPYVGMVKQPTSEQSEFTMSNEDFPALPGTQISDGTTNSGITENNLDGVEKTMNSIVGGSGLGAVGSGVGVSGSSGGGSSGRGIDHQHDNSSNDKLVKSGVQTSPDGKVTNIPASMVNNQFGMVGLLTFIRAAESDPNLVTLALGNDLTGLGLNLNSQESLHPTFAGPFADHPCRVQDVECNVPTEYLINYAIKDKLSAPLLNKLQEDLLFFLFYTNIGDIWQMMAAAELYGRDWRFHIEEKIWITRIPGNNQGKFYYFDAQSWKRMSKDFQIDAEKLDKCPNISALVNMNGQSV; from the exons GCGGTGCAAATTACGGACAAACGCAACAACCTCAACTCTCACCGAATCGCAATGCACAATTATCTGTGGGCGGTCCGGCGTTATCGAGAGGTGGTCGCGCGAATATTTTTGGTCAACAAACGTTCGAACGACGAGCTATGCAGGCGTTAGGTGGCGGCCCTATG TCGAATATGGGCAGCTTTATGCAATCGGGACGCGGTGGCTACGGTACTGGAGGCGGTGCAAGTGGTTTTCCCACGGTTTTTGGTGGCAGTGGAGATACGGCAACGCCCGCGCTGCTCGATCCAACGGAATTTCCATCGTTGACGAATGTGCGTGGCCAGAACGATCAATCACTGCCTCAGACGAATCCCCTCCAGCCACCGGGAAGCAAACCCTATG TCGGCATGGTGAAACAACCAACGTCGGAACAATCGGAATTCACCATGTCAAATGAAGATTTCCCTGCGTTACCGGGCACTCAAATCTCCGACGGTACAACGAATTCGGGCATCACGGAAAACAATTTGGACGGCGTGGAAAAAACGATGAACTCAATTGTGGGCGGCAGTGGGTTAGGTGCCGTTGGGAGTGGCGTTGGCGTTAGCGGTAGTAGTGGTGGCGGAAGTAGTGGTAGAGGCATCGACCATCAACACGATAATTCCAGCAATGATAAACTTGTGAAAAGCGGAGTGCAAACTTCACCTgatg GCAAGGTCACAAACATCCCAGCGAGTATGGTGAATAACCAATTTGGCATGGTCGGTCTGCTTACATTCATACGGGCGGCGGAGTCGGATCCAAATTTAGTGACGTTAGCGTTAGGAAATGATCTTACCGGTCTCGGTCTGAATTTGAATTCACAGGAAAGTTTACATCCTACCTTCGCTGGACCGTTTGCGGATCATCCCTGCAG AGTACAAGACGTTGAATGCAACGTGCCAACCGAATATCTGATCAATTATGCGATAAAGGATAAACTGTCCGCACCGTTACTGAATAAGCTGCAAGAAGATCTGCTCTTTTTCTTGTTCTACACGAATATCGGCGACATTTGGCAAATGATGGCCGCAGCGGAACT TTATGGCCGCGATTGGAGATTTCACATAGAAGAGAAAATATGGATTACTCGAATTCCTGGTAATAATCaaggaaaattttactattTCGATGCGCAAAGTTGGAAACGCATGTCCAAAGATTTCCAAATCGACGCCGAAAAATTAGATAAATGTCCCAATATATCTGCGTTAGTGAACATGAATGGACAGTctgtataa
- the Rga gene encoding regulator of gene activity isoform X1, whose protein sequence is MANLNFQQPPRSLANTSMTGRTTGGFGGSSLSGHVTPTSGMFPTGGANYGQTQQPQLSPNRNAQLSVGGPALSRGGRANIFGQQTFERRAMQALGGGPMSNMGSFMQSGRGGYGTGGGASGFPTVFGGSGDTATPALLDPTEFPSLTNVRGQNDQSLPQTNPLQPPGSKPYGNFFTSFGMVKQPTSEQSEFTMSNEDFPALPGTQISDGTTNSGITENNLDGVEKTMNSIVGGSGLGAVGSGVGVSGSSGGGSSGRGIDHQHDNSSNDKLVKSGVQTSPDGKVTNIPASMVNNQFGMVGLLTFIRAAESDPNLVTLALGNDLTGLGLNLNSQESLHPTFAGPFADHPCRVQDVECNVPTEYLINYAIKDKLSAPLLNKLQEDLLFFLFYTNIGDIWQMMAAAELYGRDWRFHIEEKIWITRIPGNNQGKFYYFDAQSWKRMSKDFQIDAEKLDKCPNISALVNMNGQSV, encoded by the exons GCGGTGCAAATTACGGACAAACGCAACAACCTCAACTCTCACCGAATCGCAATGCACAATTATCTGTGGGCGGTCCGGCGTTATCGAGAGGTGGTCGCGCGAATATTTTTGGTCAACAAACGTTCGAACGACGAGCTATGCAGGCGTTAGGTGGCGGCCCTATG TCGAATATGGGCAGCTTTATGCAATCGGGACGCGGTGGCTACGGTACTGGAGGCGGTGCAAGTGGTTTTCCCACGGTTTTTGGTGGCAGTGGAGATACGGCAACGCCCGCGCTGCTCGATCCAACGGAATTTCCATCGTTGACGAATGTGCGTGGCCAGAACGATCAATCACTGCCTCAGACGAATCCCCTCCAGCCACCGGGAAGCAAACCCTATGGTAATTTCTTTACCTCTT TCGGCATGGTGAAACAACCAACGTCGGAACAATCGGAATTCACCATGTCAAATGAAGATTTCCCTGCGTTACCGGGCACTCAAATCTCCGACGGTACAACGAATTCGGGCATCACGGAAAACAATTTGGACGGCGTGGAAAAAACGATGAACTCAATTGTGGGCGGCAGTGGGTTAGGTGCCGTTGGGAGTGGCGTTGGCGTTAGCGGTAGTAGTGGTGGCGGAAGTAGTGGTAGAGGCATCGACCATCAACACGATAATTCCAGCAATGATAAACTTGTGAAAAGCGGAGTGCAAACTTCACCTgatg GCAAGGTCACAAACATCCCAGCGAGTATGGTGAATAACCAATTTGGCATGGTCGGTCTGCTTACATTCATACGGGCGGCGGAGTCGGATCCAAATTTAGTGACGTTAGCGTTAGGAAATGATCTTACCGGTCTCGGTCTGAATTTGAATTCACAGGAAAGTTTACATCCTACCTTCGCTGGACCGTTTGCGGATCATCCCTGCAG AGTACAAGACGTTGAATGCAACGTGCCAACCGAATATCTGATCAATTATGCGATAAAGGATAAACTGTCCGCACCGTTACTGAATAAGCTGCAAGAAGATCTGCTCTTTTTCTTGTTCTACACGAATATCGGCGACATTTGGCAAATGATGGCCGCAGCGGAACT TTATGGCCGCGATTGGAGATTTCACATAGAAGAGAAAATATGGATTACTCGAATTCCTGGTAATAATCaaggaaaattttactattTCGATGCGCAAAGTTGGAAACGCATGTCCAAAGATTTCCAAATCGACGCCGAAAAATTAGATAAATGTCCCAATATATCTGCGTTAGTGAACATGAATGGACAGTctgtataa